A section of the Melopsittacus undulatus isolate bMelUnd1 chromosome 3, bMelUnd1.mat.Z, whole genome shotgun sequence genome encodes:
- the PEX3 gene encoding peroxisomal biogenesis factor 3 produces the protein MLRSLWSFLKRHKKKCLVLGTFLGGVYLLGKYGQKKIREIQEREAAEYIAQARRQYHFESNQRTCNMTVLSMLPTLRDALMHQLNSESLTSLLKNRPANKLEIWEDLKIISFTRSIVAVYSTCMLVVLLRVQLNIIGGYIYLDNAALCKNGTTLLAPPEVQQQYLSSIQHLLGDGLTELITIVKQAVHKVFGSISLKHTLSLLELEQKFKDIRNIVEHKDSDPTAPYSPLCHYLMPDEENPLATQACGLTERDVATIKLLNETRDMLESPDFSTVLSTCLNRGFSRLLDNMAEFFRPTEQDLSQSGSVNSLSSVSLPLAKIIPIINGQIHSVCSETPSHFVQDLLMMEQVKDFAANVYEAFSTPQQLEK, from the exons ATGCTCCGGTCCCTCTGGAGTTTCCTCAAGCGGCACAAGAAGAAATGTCTCGTCCTCGGCACCTTCCTTGGCG GCGTCTATTTACTGGGAAAATATGGgcaaaagaaaatcagagaaaTCCAGGAGCGGGAGGCAGCTGAATACATCGCCCAAGCACGAAGGCAGTACCATTTTGAAAGTAATCAGAGGACGTGCAATATGACAG TGCTGTCAATGCTTCCAACACTGAGGGATGCCTTAATGCATCAATTAAATTCTGAGAGTCTCACATCTCTTCTTAAAAATAG GCCAGCAAACAAGTTAGAAATATGGGAGGATTTAAAGATAATAA GTTTCACAAGAAGCATTGTAGCTGTATATAGTACCTGTATGCTCGTAGTTCTTTTGAGAGTCCAGTTAAATATTATTGGCGGTTACATCTACCTAGATAATGCTGCACTCTGCAAAAATGGCACA ACACTGCTGGCTCCCCCTGAAGTTCAGCAGCAATATCTATCAAGTATTCAGCACCTTTTAGGAGATG GACTGACGGAGTTGATAACTATTGTTAAGCAAGCTGTGCACAAAGTTTTTGGAAG taTTTCCCTTAAGCACACCCTATCTCTTCTGGAGCTGGAACAGAAATTTAAAGATATCAGGAATATAGTAGAACATAAAGATTCAGATCCGACTGCACCTTACTCTCCCTTATGCCATTATCTGATGCCAGATGAAGAAAACCCCTTGGCTACACAG gCTTGTGGACTCACAGAAAGAGATGTTGCTACAATTAAATTGCTTAATGAAACTAGAGATATGCTAGAAAG tccagACTTCAGTACAGTTTTGAGCACATGTTTAAACAGAGGATTCAGTCGATTGCTGGACAATATGGCAGAGTTTTTTAGACCTACTGAACAGGACCTCTCTCAGAGCGGCTCTGTAAATAg TCTTTCCAGTGTCAGTCTTCCTTTAGCCAAGATAATTCCAATAATCAATGGACAGATCCATTCAGTATGCAGTGAAACACCCAGTCACTTTGTTCAG GACCTGTTGATGATGGAACAAGTGAAAGATTTTGCTGCTAATGTTTATGAAGCTTTTAGTACCCCGCAGCAACTAGAGAAATGA